Proteins from a genomic interval of Papaver somniferum cultivar HN1 chromosome 4, ASM357369v1, whole genome shotgun sequence:
- the LOC113271437 gene encoding uncharacterized protein LOC113271437, whose amino-acid sequence MISSSVSFSISSSSSSGLFPPLLQSPWGHRNCRYLHHHCQQLQQQHRRRSKGPNILSCLSRSPPAPQSPGKEEMSEKKNNTTGIQLYSEIERLITETARQSQGGWGSTSRGDWTEIEGAWVLRPKNSPPTSVVHFIGGIFVGAAPQLTYRYFLERLSEKGILVIATPYASGFDHFFIADEVQFKFDRCLRLLHDTVNDLPTFGVGHSLGSLIHLLIGARYAVQRNGNVLMSFNNKEASLAIPLFSPVIVPMAQGFGPVLSQLTSSPTVRLGAEMAMKQLQNLSPPLLKQVMPLVEQLPPLYMDLVKGREDFIPKPEETRKLIKSYYGVSRNLLVKFKDDAIDETSALANVLSSDSTISSLLDMSIRSLPGDHGLPLQQALPDVPPAMADAVNRGSELLANLTAGTPWETVGREMGSTLGGDSKVLRAQISKDVDLLVDVIISWIESNSAPRLLKP is encoded by the exons ATGATATCATCAAGTGTATCCTTCTcaatctcctcctcctcttcctctggTCTTTTTCCACCACTCTTACAATCCCCATGGGGACATCGCAATTGTCGATACCTCCATCACCACTgtcagcagctgcagcagcagcatAGGAGGAGGTCTAAGGGTCCCAATATACTATCATGTCTGAGCCGTTCTCCTCCTGCTCCTCAATCACCGGGCAAAGAGGAAATGagtgaaaagaaaaacaatactACAGGAATTCAACTCTACTCGGAGATTGAAAG ATTGATTACAGAAACTGCTAGGCAGTCCCAAGGTGGTTGGGGGAGTACTTCACGAGGAGATTGGACCGAAATTGAG GGTGCATGGGTGCTAAGACCAAAAAACTCGCCACCAACATCAGTTGTCCACTTCATTGGGGGGATTTTTGTCGGTGCTGCTCCGCAGCTCACATACCGTTACTTTCTTGAGCGTCTTTCAGAAAA GGGTATTTTAGTAATCGCCACACCATATGCTAGCGGGTTTGATCACTTCTTCATTGCAGATGAAGTGCAGTTCAAATTCGACAGATGCCTTCGGCTTTTACATGATACT GTAAATGACCTTCCGACTTTTGGTGTTGGCCATTCTTTGGGATCTCTAATCCACCTTCTGATTG GCGCAAGATATGCTGTACAAAGAAACGGAAATGTTTTGATGTCTTTCAACAACAAG GAAGCTAGCTTAGCTATTCCATTATTCTCCCCAGTCATTGTTCCGATGGCGCAAGGCTTTGGTCCAGTTTTGTCTCAGCTCACATCATCTCCCACCGTGCGGCTAGGG GCAGAAATGGCTATGAAGCAGCTACAGAACCTTAGCCCTCCATTATTGAAACAAGTAATGCCCTTGGTCGAGCAGCTTCCCCCCTTGTACATGGATTTAGTTAAAGGAAGAGAAGATTTCATCCCAAAACCAGAAGAAACTCGAAAACTG ATAAAGTCATATTATGGTGTCTCCAGAAATCTTCTAGTAAAATTCAAAGACGATGCGATTGATGAAACTTCAGCACTTGCAAATGTTCTAAGTTCCGATTCCACCATTAGTTCACTGCTGGATATGTCAATTCGCTCGTTGCCTGGAGATCATGGACTTCCATTGCAACAG GCCCTCCCAGATGTTCCGCCGGCAATGGCAGATGCGGTGAACCGTGGAAGTGAGCTTTTGGCGAATTTGACTGCGGGAACGCCGTGGGAGACGGTGGGTAGAGAAATGGGCAGCACACTGGGAGGGGATTCGAAGGTTCTCCGTGCACAAATATCAAAGGATGTTGACCTGCTCGTGGATGTGATAATATCGTGGATAGAATCAAACTCAGCCCCAAGGCTTTTAAAGCCTTGA
- the LOC113271438 gene encoding UPF0664 stress-induced protein C29B12.11c-like produces MALNPQLFPNGMPVPFVNEMFVFAREGVEFEIDKIPGTHGGNVKAKGTIYMSNVRMVFVANKPVGSFGAFDMPLLFVRGEKFNQPIFFCNNISGSVDPVVPDGEHRALYSPHSFKILFKEGGCGTFVPLFFNLIASVRQYSQHSAAQFAASQAAPRVDPLQAAQTPVDEMMRSAYVDPNDPTRIFLQQPVQESQLRRRTYQSQPAEHSM; encoded by the exons ATGGCTTTAAATCCACAACTGTTTCCAAATGGGATGCCTGTTCCTTTTGTGAACGAGATGTTCGTTTTTGCTAGAGAAGGTGTCGAATTTGAAATTGACAAGATCCCAGG AACACATGGTGGTAATGTCAAAGCGAAGGGAACAATTTATATGTCAAACGTACGCATGGTCTTTGTTGCTAATAAACCAGTTGGGAGCTTTGGAGCCTTTGATATGCCCCTG cTCTTCGTGCGAGGAGAAAAGTTCAATCAACCAATTTTTTTCTGCAACAATATCTCAGGTTCTGTGGATCCT GTAGTTCCAGATGGCGAACACAGAGCTCTCTACTCGCCTCATTCCTTCAAGATCTTATTCAAGGAAGGAGGATGCGGTACCTTTGTCCCACTGTTTTTCAACTTGATTGCTTCTGTGAGACAGTACTCTCAACATTCCGCAGCACAGTTTGCTGCTTCCCAAGCAGCGCCACGGGTTGACCCACTACAAGCAGCCCAAACTCCGGTTGATGAGATGATGCGAAGCGC ATATGTTGACCCGAATGATCCAACCAGAATCTTCTTGCAGCAGCCTGTACAGGAGTCTCAGCTGAGGCGACGCACATACCAATCCCAGCCCGCGGAACACTCCATGTGA